A single window of Gossypium hirsutum isolate 1008001.06 chromosome A10, Gossypium_hirsutum_v2.1, whole genome shotgun sequence DNA harbors:
- the LOC107897655 gene encoding putative TrmH family tRNA/rRNA methyltransferase isoform X2 — translation MAIESYVVVHNIAKRHNVGTLARSATAFGVAELILVGRRDFNAFGSHGSTSHLRFRHFHSLTDARLFLKEKDCDICGVEITEDAVSITDHPFKKSTAFLLGNEGTGLSAKECEICDFFVYIPQYGGGTASLNVTVAASIVLHHFGGFSERIRDGNKFVVAEKPLKQLSRKYCTETDDRIIEERKSRRESASNGFFEDGKNGVSSSNLLDSLFPDE, via the exons ATGGCTATAGAGAGCTACGTGGTGGTTCACAATATAGCAAAGAGGCACAACGTCGGAACCCTAGCTAGAAGCGCCACCGCCTTTGGAGTCGCCGAACTAATCTTAGTTGGCCGCCGTGACTTCAACGCCTTCGGCAGCCACGGCTCCACCTCCCATCTCCGTTTCCGCCACTTCCATTCCCTCACCGACGCTCGCCTCTTCCTTAAA GAGAAAGATTGTGATATTTGCGGGGTTGAGATCACAGAGGACGCTGTTTCCATAACTGATCATCCTTTCAAGAAAAGCACTGCTTTTCTTCTTGGTAATGAG GGGACAGGGCTTTCAGCTAAGGAATGTGAGATATGTGATTTCTTTGTTTACATTCCTCAATATGGAGGTGGCACTGCCTCTTTGAATGTCACTGTTGCTGCTTCCATTGTTTTGCATCATTTTGGAG GTTTTTCAGAGAGAATCCGTGATGGAAACAAGTTTGTTGTGGCTGAGAAACCTTTAAAACAGTTGAGCCGAAAATACTGCACAGAAACAGATGATCGTATCATTGAGGAGCGAAAATCAAGAAGGGAAAGTGCTTCCAATGGATTCTTTGAGGATGGAAAAAATGGTGTATCTTCTTCCAACCTTTTGGATTCATTGTTCCCTGATGAGTGA
- the LOC107897655 gene encoding putative TrmH family tRNA/rRNA methyltransferase isoform X1: protein MAIESYVVVHNIAKRHNVGTLARSATAFGVAELILVGRRDFNAFGSHGSTSHLRFRHFHSLTDARLFLKEKDCDICGVEITEDAVSITDHPFKKSTAFLLGNEGTGLSAKECEICDFFVYIPQYGGGTASLNVTVAASIVLHHFGVWAGFSERIRDGNKFVVAEKPLKQLSRKYCTETDDRIIEERKSRRESASNGFFEDGKNGVSSSNLLDSLFPDE from the exons ATGGCTATAGAGAGCTACGTGGTGGTTCACAATATAGCAAAGAGGCACAACGTCGGAACCCTAGCTAGAAGCGCCACCGCCTTTGGAGTCGCCGAACTAATCTTAGTTGGCCGCCGTGACTTCAACGCCTTCGGCAGCCACGGCTCCACCTCCCATCTCCGTTTCCGCCACTTCCATTCCCTCACCGACGCTCGCCTCTTCCTTAAA GAGAAAGATTGTGATATTTGCGGGGTTGAGATCACAGAGGACGCTGTTTCCATAACTGATCATCCTTTCAAGAAAAGCACTGCTTTTCTTCTTGGTAATGAG GGGACAGGGCTTTCAGCTAAGGAATGTGAGATATGTGATTTCTTTGTTTACATTCCTCAATATGGAGGTGGCACTGCCTCTTTGAATGTCACTGTTGCTGCTTCCATTGTTTTGCATCATTTTGGAG TTTGGGCAGGTTTTTCAGAGAGAATCCGTGATGGAAACAAGTTTGTTGTGGCTGAGAAACCTTTAAAACAGTTGAGCCGAAAATACTGCACAGAAACAGATGATCGTATCATTGAGGAGCGAAAATCAAGAAGGGAAAGTGCTTCCAATGGATTCTTTGAGGATGGAAAAAATGGTGTATCTTCTTCCAACCTTTTGGATTCATTGTTCCCTGATGAGTGA